The proteins below come from a single Gordonia pseudamarae genomic window:
- a CDS encoding DUF6474 family protein yields the protein MGLFSSDGKTRAQRRADAKALKRKARLEAKAQHSEQRKAQKKHLKDEHKFRKKDLKAERKNVKHAAKAQTKAAKAESKTIAAKQKAAEKSRKVTPANIKRYLTVARLVSPVVAPLAYRGAIAAREQLNQFKATRAGVAPELLARYSGHGAPLAARIESARAALKQVPGKDASADTGAFVDAINTRLDNLAIAVDAAETMPPAQRRSAHASIDSELGAIDADILARLGVRA from the coding sequence ATGGGATTGTTCTCGTCGGATGGAAAGACCCGCGCGCAGCGGCGGGCGGACGCCAAAGCACTCAAGCGCAAGGCCAGACTCGAGGCGAAGGCCCAGCACTCCGAGCAACGTAAGGCGCAGAAGAAGCATCTCAAGGACGAGCACAAGTTCCGCAAGAAGGACCTGAAGGCCGAGCGCAAGAACGTCAAACACGCCGCGAAGGCACAGACCAAGGCCGCCAAGGCCGAGTCGAAGACGATCGCGGCCAAACAGAAGGCCGCCGAGAAGTCCCGCAAGGTGACACCTGCCAACATCAAGCGCTACCTGACCGTCGCCCGGCTCGTGTCGCCGGTGGTGGCACCGTTGGCCTACCGCGGTGCGATCGCCGCCCGTGAGCAGCTCAACCAGTTCAAGGCCACCCGCGCGGGGGTGGCCCCCGAGCTGCTGGCCCGGTACTCCGGCCACGGCGCCCCGCTGGCCGCCCGCATCGAATCGGCCCGGGCGGCACTCAAGCAGGTTCCGGGCAAGGATGCCTCAGCCGACACCGGTGCGTTCGTCGACGCGATCAACACGCGCCTGGACAATCTGGCGATCGCCGTCGATGCCGCCGAAACGATGCCCCCCGCCCAGCGCCGGTCCGCTCACGCCTCGATCGACTCCGAACTCGGCGCCATCGACGCCGACATCCTGGCCCGGCTGGGCGTACGCGCCTAA
- a CDS encoding succinic semialdehyde dehydrogenase, giving the protein MMAKPTPETFDRLRELAAIDKPEDRATRPVLEAFSGAEMTTIPVATAEDLQTAVDRARVVQEGWAQLSTAKRAKVIDAFAELVHKHAGELMDMAQAETGKARAYAQEEVLDVALTARYYALNGPRMLAEHKVKGMLPGATSVRVRYQPKGVVGVISPWNYPLTLAVSDAVAALMAGNAVVIKPDSQTPYCALALAELLYRAGLPRELYAVVPGPGGVVGQAIMATTDYVMFTGSSETGASLAEQAGRRLISFSAELGGKNPLILTASANLDEAVPGVARACYSNSGQLCISIERIYVDKSIADEFTTRFAAYVTNMTLAATYDFNADMGSLASAAQVDTVEAHVQDAVAKGATIVAGGKRRADLGPFFFEPTVLTGVTDEATCYASETFGPVVSIYPVDSTAEAITRANDTEYGLNASVFAGSSAEANAIADQLRAGTVNINEGYAAAWASTAAPMGGMGISGVGRRHGTEGLLKYTESQTVAEQRFLGIDRAPFVPQNIYRAITPTAVRALKYLPGR; this is encoded by the coding sequence ATCATGGCCAAGCCAACCCCCGAAACCTTTGACCGGCTGCGTGAGCTGGCGGCCATCGACAAACCCGAGGACCGCGCCACCCGTCCCGTGCTCGAGGCGTTCAGCGGTGCGGAGATGACGACCATCCCCGTCGCCACCGCCGAGGACCTGCAGACCGCCGTCGACCGCGCCCGCGTCGTGCAGGAAGGGTGGGCGCAGCTGTCCACCGCCAAACGCGCCAAGGTGATCGACGCGTTCGCCGAACTCGTGCACAAGCACGCCGGTGAACTCATGGATATGGCGCAGGCCGAAACCGGCAAGGCCCGCGCCTACGCGCAGGAAGAAGTCCTCGACGTCGCGCTGACCGCCCGCTACTACGCGCTCAACGGGCCCAGGATGCTGGCCGAGCACAAGGTCAAGGGCATGCTGCCCGGTGCCACGAGCGTTCGCGTGCGGTACCAGCCCAAGGGTGTCGTCGGCGTCATCAGCCCGTGGAACTATCCGCTCACCCTCGCCGTGTCCGACGCCGTCGCCGCACTGATGGCCGGCAACGCGGTGGTGATCAAACCCGACAGCCAGACGCCGTACTGTGCGCTCGCACTGGCCGAACTGCTCTACCGGGCCGGGCTGCCGCGCGAGCTGTACGCCGTCGTCCCCGGTCCCGGCGGCGTCGTCGGCCAGGCCATCATGGCCACCACCGACTACGTGATGTTCACCGGATCCTCGGAGACCGGTGCCTCGCTGGCCGAGCAGGCCGGTCGCCGGCTGATCAGCTTCTCCGCCGAACTCGGCGGCAAGAACCCGCTGATCCTGACCGCATCGGCCAACCTCGACGAGGCGGTACCGGGTGTGGCCCGCGCCTGTTACTCCAACTCGGGGCAGCTGTGCATCTCCATCGAACGGATCTACGTCGACAAGAGCATCGCCGACGAGTTCACCACCCGGTTCGCCGCATACGTCACGAACATGACGCTGGCCGCGACCTACGACTTCAACGCCGACATGGGATCGCTCGCCTCGGCCGCACAGGTCGACACCGTTGAGGCCCATGTGCAGGACGCTGTCGCCAAGGGTGCGACGATCGTGGCCGGCGGCAAACGGCGCGCCGACCTCGGCCCGTTCTTCTTCGAACCTACCGTCCTGACCGGCGTCACCGACGAGGCCACCTGCTACGCCTCGGAGACCTTCGGGCCCGTCGTGTCGATCTACCCGGTCGACTCCACCGCCGAGGCGATCACACGCGCCAACGACACCGAGTACGGCCTCAACGCCAGCGTCTTCGCGGGCAGCAGCGCCGAGGCCAACGCCATCGCCGACCAGCTGCGCGCCGGAACCGTCAACATCAACGAGGGCTACGCGGCGGCCTGGGCGTCGACCGCGGCGCCGATGGGCGGGATGGGCATCTCCGGTGTCGGGCGACGGCACGGCACCGAGGGACTGCTCAAGTACACCGAATCGCAGACCGTCGCCGAACAGCGGTTCCTGGGGATCGACCGGGCGCCGTTCGTGCCGCAGAACATCTATCGGGCGATCACCCCGACGGCTGTTCGGGCGCTCAAGTACCTGCCGGGACGGTAG